Genomic segment of Neofelis nebulosa isolate mNeoNeb1 chromosome 17, mNeoNeb1.pri, whole genome shotgun sequence:
TAAGTTGAAAGCCACGAATAAAAGCCTTCCCACATTGcttacattcataaggtttttcACCAGTATGAAGTCTCTGATGTTGAGTAAGCTGTGATCGCTGcctaaaggccttcccacattctttacattcataaggtttttcaccagtgtgaattctctgatgcaGAATAAGTTCTGAGCCATAAttaaaggccttcccacattctttacattcatagCGTTTTTCGCCATTATGGATTCTCAGGTGTTGCTTAAGTTGTGAACAATGAATAAAAGCTCTCcaacattccttacattcattgCACTTGTTACTATTTTGAATTCTCTGTTTAGTAAGATATGATATATTAAGAATTTCtgcacattccttacattcagaCAGTTTTTCTTTAGAATGAGCTCTTCTGTGATCACTAAAAAATAAGTGGTAACTGAAGTTTTTTCTACATTCTTTACATCCAAAGATTTCCTCTCTATTATAAAATTCCTGAGTTAGCAAAGAATGTTGGTTAAATATAGGCATATGTTCATGGTTGATAACAAATTGCCTGAAATAGCCCTCTTGTTCCTGTTGTCTTTCAAACTGAGTATTGCATTCCGAAATATCTCTGAAAATGGATTTCTCAGGATTATGACTTTTAAAGTCTTCCATGATAGCCATTTGGGATGACTCTGTCTCATAAATGTCTTTTGGAGATAACTTCTTGGCCTCACACCTGGGCACCAAGTCTGAAAGATAAGAAACACACTTTAATTGCTGGTTTTgtgtcagaaaagaaaatatatatggtaGCAAAGAGAGATAATTGGAAATAATTCACGTAAAAGATGAGTCTTGGAGAACTCTAAAATATCATCATgcaactgaatgaaaaaaaaaacggTAAGGAGAACACAGAGAAATGAGAGCTCagaagagaaagtgagggagtTAATTAACAAATCAAGTCAAtagttctgaatttttttttaagattttatttttaagcaatctctacacccagcatggggctcaaacccacaaccccaagaccagGAGTTAcacgttccaccaactgagccagccgggtgacCCAGTTGTTCTGAAATTTTGATCTACCTCAGAGTTTGCTGCAATTATAGATGTTTAGGAAACATTCTAGATCAAATGTATCCATATCTACCAGAGTTGGTTTCAGAATGAGAtaaactgaatcagaatctacaaGAGTATATGTTTAACACTTTCCACCAGGCCAAGGGATTATGAGATGGAGACTGCTAATTGTCCCCAAATGTCTATTATTCCCCTTTTATATATGGATTGAACCAATGGTTTTTAGTTGAGAACAAGGTTGCCCAATATAAACACTGCATTTCCCAGGCTCTTTTGCAGAAGAATATGTCATGTAACTggattctgccttaaaaaaaaaaaaaaaaaagcataagtaTCAAATAGTAGCTTCTGAAACTTTAATAGCCAGCTGGCCCATGTCCTATATCCTCTATTCTCCCATTTCCTTAGTCTCCACTGTGGATGTGGTGTCATGTCACATGATGGTTTTGCAGAGCAGAGCTTCCCCTCCAGCCTGGActttaatgcaaaagaaaattaacCCATATGGTTtaagccattattatttttgagtcTCTGTCACATGTAGCCAAACCTATAACCAAACTAATGTAGCTTCCTAttgaactgaaatttaaaaatcccattttttaCCATGAGAACACAGGGCCTCTGCCTACTTAGAAGACCTCATTTTGAGGCCTTTTCCCTTTTATCCATGTACTACAACATTAATCTCCTTTCAACAATTAGGACATTCCAAAGTCTTTCCTATCTTAGAGCTTTTCAGAGGCTGTTTCAGAAGAAAAAGCTTAAGACTGACAGCTATATAAAGCATTCTATTctaacacaatttattttttcattttcctaatgatggACATATGGGTTGCTTTCAATTGTTGGCTATTATGATCAGTAcggctatgaacattcttgtacatttcTTTTGGTGGAAATAGGACTCCTTTCTGCTAGATGTATACATTTATGAGTGAAATTGTTGCACACAGAATATGCATTTGTTCAGCTTTAGTTGACATTATCCAATAGTTTCCTCATTTTCCCATCTAACTGGAAAAGAGTTCCAGTTCctcacatcctccccaacacttgttattgtcaaTCTTATATTCAGGCATCCTGGCAGATATGTCATGATACTGcattgtggtttaatttgcaatttccctgatgacttgtgaggttgagcactttttcatatgtttattggccaatTGGATATCTCTTTTAATAAATGCCAACtcaggtcttttgtccatttttactgactgtgtgtgtgtgtgtgtgtgtgtgtgtgtgtgtgtggtaaaattcatgtaacataaaatcTACCAGTTTCACCATtttgaagtatacaattcagtgactTTTAATACATTCTCAATGTTGTATAACCATCAGATCACTAATTCTGGAAAACTCTCATCATGCCAAGAAGAACCCCATGCCCATGGTCATTTCCTATTCCCCTATTcttcccagcccttggcaaccactaatctgctttgtGTCTCTATGAATCTATTctgacatttcatacaaatggaatcatacaatatgtgaccttttgggTCTTTTTTCACTctgtataatgttttcaaggatcaaccagtacttcattccttttttatggccaagtaatatttcattgtatagatataccatttattgcttatccattcatcagtcaagggTCACTTGAGTTGTTTCTGGGTTGTACTGTTTTCTTTGTAGgaattcttaatatattctgaatacaaccaacatattgcaaatatcttctcacactCTGAGGCTGGCACTTTCACTCTCTTAATAGTATGTTTTGATgtacagaagttcttaattttaaggcAGTCTAatcccaaggtcatgaaaaaTACTGTATTCTAGAAGCTTTTgctattttacttttcatatgtAGATCTATAATCTACCTACATTACATTTTATGATGTGAGATAGGAATCAAGATGCCTAGtttctttgttgctgttgtttttttatttaaaaaaatttttttaacgtttatttatttttgagggagagagacagagcacgagtgggggaggggcaaagagagagggagggagacacagagtctgaagcaggctccaggctctgagctgtcagcacagggctcaaactcatgcatgagccatgagaccatgatctgagctaaaatcgaatgcttaactgactaagccacccaggtgcccctagaaggctagtttttcatatatttactgaaaagacAGTACTGCCTACCTTTCTCTGTAATCCACTCCAATAAATATCTCAACCCCCATAATTATGTTGAAAAATTTCTAGCTAAAGTCACTAACAAAATCTCTTTGCCAAAATCAGTGCTCTAGTGCTAGTCATCACTCTACTTGACTCATTAGCAGTATTTGACACAAATGATCAATCCCTTAGCTTCCTATATACCATATTCTCCTAGTTATCTTCCTACCTTTCTCTTTGTATTCAGTTCCCCTTAATGCATTTACTACCTGCCCTCTAACTATCAGAATGTCCCAGAACCCAGGCTCTGGCTAGCCATCAATCTATATACTCTTTCCCTGTAACAGGTCTGGCTTAAATTCTAGTCATATACTCCTAAATCTTAAATTTATAactctagattaaaaaaaattctttaatttatctttgagagtgcaagtaggggaggggcagagagagggggacagaggatctgaagtgggcttcatgctgacagcagcgagctcgatgtagggctcaaacccacaaaccatgagatcatgacctgagccaaagttggtcactcaaccaattgagccatccaggtggccctaTAACTCTAAAATTTtgattgtggcaaaatacacataacataaaatttaacatcttaactatttttaagtatataattcagtagtgttaaatatgttcacatttttgtacaaccaatctccagaactttttcaacttgcagaactgaaactctgAGCTTACTAATAACTCCTCTCCACCCTTTCctcccccagttcctggcacccGCCATTCTacttctgtttctatggatttgatTACTCTGGATActacatatcagtgaaatcatacagtatctttttgtgactggtttatttcacttagcataatgtcctcaacaTGCTAatccatgttgtagtgtgtgTCAGGATActtcccttttaaggctgaataacattacattatatatgtgtgtacacacacacacacacacacacacacacacacacacactttgttgatccactcatctgttgatgaacacctAGGCTGCTTCCAACctttggctattgtacataaatgctgctaaaaacatgggtatacaaataaaaaagcatgagtgggggaggggcaaagagagagggagggagacacaatctgaagcattGAAATCATtcgttaaaaagaaattaaaatgaatgattaaaaTGGATGATTTCTGAATGATTGAAAGCtgctgctttcaattctgttggttatatatccagaagtggaactgctggatcatttagtaattctatttttgatttttttttgaggaacgaTCATACTGTTTCACATACTGTTTGctggccatttgtttatcttctttgaagaaatgtctattaaaatcctttcccccctttttaattgagttgttcggtttctttgatgttgagttgtagaatttctttatacattctgaatattaaccccttgtcagatatatgatttataaatgttttctcctattccataggttaactttttattttatgtgttcttttgtaTATACTTCTAGCTTTTATCTTATCCCTGAGTTCCACATTAATCTAACTGCCTACTTGAAATCTTCAAATACTATGTAACAAGTGTTTCAATCATAACTTGTCCAGAGAGAACTTTCAATTCTCCCTTTTTTCATGACACTAGCTTAAACTCAGTAAATGCAACCACCTTTTTTACCAATACGTTAAGCCAAAGGCCTAGTTCTTTAATTCTTATCAAACTTACAATCCATTAGCAAGCATGGTCAACTTATTCTTTAATATGTATAATAACTTCTGATCAGTTATTACTATCATTTCTATCACAGTCTGAGCTACCACTATTTTACTACTGCAGTCGCTCTCAAATTGGTCACCTGCTTACTTTCTTGTTCCACTAAGCACAACATATCTAAATGATTTCATATAACTTTTGCTTTCAAATCCCTTTAATAGTTTCCCatgacatttaggaaaaaaagatcCTTATAATGATCTATAAGGTTCTATATTCTCTATTTTGTATCTATCCCTCTGATAAAAATTTGTACAGTACAACTAAAGCTGTATGTAGCAGCAAATTTATGGCCTTAAAtgcaaatagaaaaaagaaatcattaaaatgaatCATCCACATCCTGCAACCCCAGGGGCAGTGGTATGCTGGTGAAGATTTAACAGCGGGttctctgaaagtaaataaaaagataagcagATAAGTGacagacaaataaataagcaaataaataaataaaaagtctctgaaaaaataaaaataaatgaatcatctAAACATGTATCTCAAGAGGCTAGAAGAAGAATCGCAAACTAAAACCcccaaaaatagaataaagcaaaaaataaagatggagcagaataaatgaaacaaaaacaaatataaaataggatTCCAGcaagactgatcaagaaaaataGACTATCTTCCTTACAGATTACATGtgtactacaaaaaaaaaaaaaaaaaaaacagtggagaaATGTGGCAAACACCAGCCAAACCAAGTGATCAAAGCTAACGTCACCAACAATGGGACAGAACGACATTATATGCCTCCTTAATGATACACTGAGAAGGATATACCACTAATGCAATAATTGTGCCAAGAATGTATAACCTGAATTCAATAAGGGGAAGGACATTCTATAAACTGGTTCATGTTCTTCAAAAGTACCAATGtcatgaaatacaaagaaaggtTGAGGAACTTTTCAGATTAAAGTGAAGAGAAATGTAATGTGAAATCCCAAATCAAGTGAACAAAACAATATTGGGATAATTAGTGAATATGAATACAGACAATATATGAGGTAATAGTTTGCATCAATGTAAAATTTCCTGAATTTATGAAATGTAAGAGAATATCTTCATTCTCAGAAAAGATAAGCTTAACTATTCAGGGTAATGAGActtaacagaaatgaaataataaagcaaatatggcaaaatattaacaagtgGTGAATCTAGGTGAATGGCATATGGGAGCTCTTTTGCTATTCTTGCATCTCTTAAgtctaaaattaatttaaaataaatttctatcttATAAAAGAGAGACAGTACAAATAACCAACATTACAAGTGAAAATAGGGACATCATTACAGAAGGAAAGCCATCCCCTCATAGAGTTACATTCTAGTAGAATAACATCCAATAAATGATTACTAAATGAATCAGTGtgtcagatggaaaaaaaaaggctacagaaaaatacattaagaagGAAAGAGATATAGTTCCAAATAATGGAAGTGGGGTGTAATTTTATAGTAGTCAGAAAAGCCTTACTTCAGTGAcatttgaaggggaaaaaaagactgtaGGAGAGAAGACAGTGATGGCTATCTGGGGAAAGAGCAATCCATGCAGAGAATATAGCAAGTCCATAAAACGAAAGTTACATTGGCTTATTAGAGAAACAGCAAGGAGACTAGGATAGCTGAAATCGAGtaagagaaaacagagacctGGAGACCAGAGAGATTCAATACAATCTAATAAAACCCCTACGATGTTGCTTGAGGAGCTTTAAAAACTGATTCaaaaacatatttggaaaaacaaagtttaaCAGCCAAAATACTACtaaagaacaaagtcagagcATTTATCCTACCTATGATAAAGACATCATAAAGACTTAAAGATTAAGACAATGTGGTATTTACACAGCCCTTGACCCAAAGAAAGACCAGAGGCAGACTCACATAAGAAGAATTACAGATCAATGATGaaagaataatttaataaatgatattagAACTAGCTatagatataaagaaaattactCTGGTCCCCTACCATAcaccataaataaacaaactctaaatggattaaagacctacaaattaaaggaaaaactaTAAAGCTTATCCAAGATCCAAGATGATCACAACAGCCAAGGTGTATGCCTGCCAGAAGTCAGCTTTATTTGTTCTCCTCCCTGTTGATACCAATAGATGAAGTGAATATGAAAACTGGTTGTTTCACTAAGTTGTTTTGGAAAGACCACACACAATGacaattatttaagaaaaagcaaaaaaatacaaacaaacatgCTACTAGAAAAagattggtggtggtggtggtggtggcaaagtaaaaatgaagtactccaaggatgcctgagtggctcaatcagttaaggatcagacttgtgatttcagctcaagtcatgatcccatggttcgtaggatcaagccctgcaaaacagcctgcttgggattctctctcttcctctgtctttgcccctgccccatgcacgctcactctctctctctctctaatacacttaaaaaaagaaaaaaataatccagaagtACTCCACATACACACTGTCTTTATGATATCCCACCTCcttaaagaaatcaaagcaaaTATCACAGAAAATGCATAAAGTTCAttctgaaaagatttaaaatctcAATTACAAAGATAGTGTAGACTCActctttcctgcctctcccttaaataaaactaaaaacccTAGAAATTAACTATCACACAGCAATAAAATAATTCTGAGAGCTGAAAGGAAGAAGGTTTATTGATTTGGATTCTCTGGCCTTGAGGAACTACCACATGGTGAgttctctgggttttcttttttgtttttttcctgtttattttttaaatccactaaaattaacacagaatgttaaatttgttttaagtgtacaatacaggcattcaacaattctatatatcaCTCACTGCTCATCACAATTAAGTGTACgattaatccccttcacctatttcagccatcctccctctcacctcccctctggtaaccatcagtttgttctctgtatttaagagtgttttttggatcttttttctttgttttgtttcttaaattccacatatgaatgcaatcatatatttgtttttctctatttcatttagcattataccctctagatctatccatgttgttgcaactggcaagatttcattcttttttgtggctgagtaatattccacagtatatatacaccacatcttcatcaattcatctattgatggacacttggtttgcttccatatccgggctattgtaaataatgctgcaatatacatattgcatatatgtacatatatcttttcatattagtgttttcatattccttgtgtaaacacccagtagtgtaattactggatcatatgggaattctatttctaattttttgaggaaatttcatactgctttccacagtggctgtaccagtgtGCACCCCCACCAGGAGGGTTCCTTTGTCTCCAAATcctaacacttgtttcttgttttagattttagccattctgatagatgtgaggtggtatcaatctcattgtggttttgaattgcatttccctgatgatcagtaacggtgaacatcttttcaagtgtctgttggccatctgtatgtcttttttgaagaaatgtctattcatgtcttcttcccaatttttaattggataatttggttttgggtgttgagttgtattagttctttacctattttggatactagccctttattggatatgtcatttgcaaatttcagtagattgtcttttagttttgttgattgtttcctttgctgtgtagaagctttttactttgatgaatagtttattcatcatttattcatcccaatagtttatttctcttGCATCAGgcgacatatctagaaaaatgctgccatggccaatgtcagagaaattactgcctgtgttctcttctaggatttttatggtttcaggtctcatttttaggtctttaacccattttgaatttattcatgtgtatgatgtaagaaagcagtccagtttcattcttttgcatgtagctgtccagttttcccaacaccatttgttgcaGAGATGGTCTTTTTCTCATTGGGTATGTGTGCTTCCTTTGTCCTAgataaattgaccatataattgtgggtttgtctggattttctattctgttccattgatctatgtgtctaatTTTGTGTCAGGACCATGTTTTGGTTACTACAACTTTGTTGTGTATGTTGAAATCAGCTATTTTCTCCTCATatacattttctccttttatcctctcttcttctgggatccctgcaatgtgaatattattatgcttgatggtattactgagttcccttaatctattttcattttttattattcttttttctttctcctttcagcttaattgctttccattattctgtccTCTAGGTcattgatccattcttctgcttcctct
This window contains:
- the ZNF461 gene encoding zinc finger protein 461 isoform X5, encoding MAIMEDFKSHNPEKSIFRDISECNTQFERQQEQEGYFRQFVINHEHMPIFNQHSLLTQEFYNREEIFGCKECRKNFSYHLFFSDHRRAHSKEKLSECKECAEILNISYLTKQRIQNSNKCNECKECWRAFIHCSQLKQHLRIHNGEKRYECKECGKAFNYGSELILHQRIHTGEKPYECKECGKAFRQRSQLTQHQRLHTGEKPYECKQCGKAFIRGFQLTEHLRLHTGEKPYECKECGKTFRHRSHLTIHQRIHTGEKPYQCRECGKAFSYHSSFSHHQKIHSGKKPYECSECGKAFCDGLQLTLHQRIHTGEKPYECKECGKTFRQCSHLKRHQRIHTGEKPHECMICGKAFRLHSHLIQHQRIHTGEKPYECKECGKTFSYHSSFSHHQRIHSGKKPYDCGKAFNHGLQFNIHQTLHTVEMPVRFPLLSPHPSLAS